One genomic region from Accipiter gentilis chromosome Z, bAccGen1.1, whole genome shotgun sequence encodes:
- the ZCCHC9 gene encoding zinc finger CCHC domain-containing protein 9: MTRWARRTGPPGEKALDATPWEEMVSGPQGREGRPGPLSPRREPGKAKNRRKKEYRNEDVNGFAAFLKRSSRGDEAAEADGAELQKQVAVALKKDKRREGRRLRRQEMKKNATVCFHCREPGHGVADCPAVLESQDMGTGICYRCGSTEHDISKCKAKIDPAVGAFPYAKCFMCGEMGHLSRSCPDNPKGLYAEGGSCRLCGSVEHFRKDCPEKQNADQVTVGRWATGMSADYEEITERPKLQKTEVKVPKVVTF; encoded by the exons ATGACCCGGTGGGCTCGCCGAACCGGCCCTCCCGGCGAAAAGGCGCTGGATGCAACCCCCTGGGAGGAGATGGTGAGCGGCCCCCAGGGGCGGGAGGGCCGCCCGGGCCCGCTCTCCCCGAGGAGGGAGCCGGGGAAGGcgaagaacaggaggaaaaaggagtATCGGAACGAAGACGTGAACGGGTTTGCGGCGTTCCTGAAGCGGAGCTCGCGGGGCGACGAGGCGGCCGAGGCAGACGGCGCCGAGCTGCAGAAGCAGGTAGCGGTGGCCTTGAAGAAGGACaagcggcgggaggggaggaggctgaggaggcAAGAAATGAAGAAGAATGCCACG gtgtGTTTTCACTGTAGAGAACCTGGCCACGGTGTTGCTGATTGTCCTGCCGTACTGGAAAGTCAAGATATGGGTACAGGAATCTGCTACCGGTGCGGATCCACAGAACATGACATcagcaaatgcaaagcaaaaatagATCCAGCAGTTG GGGCATTTCCATATGCAAAATGTTTCATGTGTGGTGAGATGGGGCATCTGTCAAGGTCATGTCCAGATAATCCCAAGGGATTGTACGCTGAAG GTGGCAGCTGCAGGCTTTGTGGCTCTGTGGAGCACTTCAGAAAAGACTGTCCAGAAAAACAGAATGCAG ATCAGGTTACCGTTGGGCGATGGGCCACTGGAATGAGCGCAGATTATGAAGAAATTACAGAAAGGCCGAAGCTGcaaaaaacagaagtgaaagtaCCCAAAGTTGTTACTTTTTGA